Part of the Nocardioides perillae genome is shown below.
CACTGTGCCCCGACGGCGTCGACACCGAGATGGTCGCCACGATGCGCGACGACGGCCTGGCCAAGGCGCTCGTGCGCTCCGGGGGTCGGCTGCTGAGCGTCGACGAGGTGGCCGCCGAGGCGGTCGGGCTCGTCGGCGGTCACCGCGTCGTGCGCACGCTGCCCGCCTGGCGCGGCGGGGTCATGCGTGGCAGCTCGCTGCTGCCGTCGCTCGCGCAGCAGGGGATCGCGGTCTTCGCCAAGCAGGGGCGCGCCGCGCTCCGCCGCAACTGACGCGGCTGCCGCTCGTCCCGGCGTACGTCTGGGCCCCGGTGGTGGGGCAATTGCTGGGTTGTGGCCCGGTTACCGACGCGTAACCGGGCGCCAACCCAGCAATTGAACGGTCGCGGCGGGGTGATGGCGCACCCCGAGCGCGAGTCGAACACACTTTCGGCCAGGCCCTTGTGCTGTTCGAACACGTGCTCTAACGTCGTACGTGTGTTCGATCGAACGTGTGGTCGACAGCAGCGCCGCAGCCCGGCTCGTGAGGACTGTCGGTGGTCGCCCGTAGACATCTGCTCGACCGGACACACCCGACGCGGCTGACCGCCCCTTCCCCGGAGGTCCCCATGAGCACGATGACGATCGACCCCACCTTCCTGAGCCCCGCCCGCACGACTCAGGGCCGCACGACTCAGGGCCGCACGAGCCAGGGCCGTACGACGCCCGCTCGCCGCCCTGCCGCGGCCCGCGGCGAGCTGCGGCTCACCCGCCGCGGCCGGCTGGTGGTCTTCGGGCTCTGCCTCGCCGTCGTGCTGGGCGCCGCGCTCTTCCTGGGCCAGTCGTCGGTCGCCACCGACCGCCCGGGCACCGACGTGCCGACCGAGGTCATCACCGTCGGCACCGGCGACACGCTGTGGGAGATCGCGAGCGAGCGCGCCGCGACCGGCTCCGACATCCGCGAGGTGATGGTGCAGATCGAGCGGCTCAACGCCCTCGAGTCCGCCGCCCTCGACGCGGGCCAGCGCCTGCGGGTGCCGCTCGCCGGCTGATCGTCGTCCCGCCGGGCCCCACGCCCGGCGTCGTGCCGACCTTGCTCGGTCGGCACCACGGACGCCCGCGGGTCGCCTCGACCCCGACCTGCGGACCTGGGGAAGACGGAGGGCGGGACACCCCACGGTCCCGCCCTCCGGCCACGTCCGGGGTCGGCGAGCGCCCCGACCCTCCCCGAGCCAACCAGCGCCGCAGCCGAGCCGGCCCACCCGAGCAGCAGCGCCTCAGCGCGCGGCGCGCCGCCCGCCCTTGGCGCGCGGACCCGCCGCCGGGTCGCGCACCAGCCCGAGGGCGCGGGCGAGCATCGTCACCAGCATGAGCGCGACGAAGAGGCACGCGATCGCCCCGAGGCTCGCGAGCGCGAGGAAGGCCCACGCCGAGCCCTGCCCGCCGCGCGCGGTGGCGCCGAAGTCGATGGCCGAGCGCACGAGGTAGAACCACGCCAGCGTGGTGAGCGCGGTGCCGAGCACCATCGCGACGACCCGGCCGCGGCTGCCGGGGGCGCTGCGGGGCGCGGCCCGGCGCGGGGCTGCGCGCTTGCCGCTCACCGGCGGCCCACCGCTCGCCCACCTCGTCGCTGCACGCCGCACCCTCCCACGAGGCCATCTTCCCCGACGACGGTGACGTGGGACGGGCGACGTGCGGGCGGGTGTGGCCCTACCGTGTGGCCGTGGTGCAGGAGCAGGTGACCGACGGCCTGGAGTCGGCCAGCGACGTCGACGGGGTCGCGACCGCCGTGCTGCACCTGCTGACCGCCCGGCCCGACGCCGTGCGCGCGGGCCTCGCCGTCGCGGAGGGTGGCGGCCGCCGGCTGCTGCTGTGCCTGAGCGACACCCTGCTCCCCGACGCCGACGGCACCCCGGGCGCGCCCGCGTGGTGCGAGATCGACGCCTACGACGACGTGCCGCTGACCCGCGCCGTGCGCACCGGCCGCACGGTCGCGGGGGCCCTGGACACGCTCGCGCTGCCGGAGGCCTTCGTCGAGCGCCAGCGCGGCTTCGGCGTCAGCGCGATCGTCGCCGCGCCGCTCGACGCCGAGCGGCGCTGCGGCGCGCTCGCCCTCTTCCTGGCCCGGCCACCGGCCCCCGAGGACCGAGCCGCCGTCGAGGTGCTCGCCGCCCGGGCAGCGACCGCTCTCCAGCGGCTGCGCGGCGCTGCGGTCGGCGACCCCGTCGAGGCCGACGACGGCACCGACGACACCGACGACACCGACGGGGGCGGCCACGGGCGGGCGGCGCGGCTGCGGCTCCCGGGTGAGCCCGTCGCCCCCGGCGCCGCCCGGCGCTTCGTGCGCGCGCGGCTGGGAGAGTGGGGCGTCGACGACGACGTGGTCGACGACGCACTGCTCTGCGTCTCCGAGCTCGTCACCAACGCTGTTGTGCACACCGGCACCACCGTCGACGTCGACGTCGCGGTGGAGGACGTGGTCGGCGGCGCACGGGTCGTGCTCGGGGTGCGCGACCACGGCAGCCGCCCGGTCGACCCGCGTGCGCTGGTCGCGGCCGTCCGCGGCGGTGACGCAGGGGGCCCCGCCGACCTGGTCGTCTCCGGCCGCGGCCTCGGCCTGCTCGACGCGCTCAGCAGCGAGTGGGGGGCCGAGGCGGGCAGCCCGGACGGCCCTGGTCTGCGGGTCTGGTGCGTCTTCGCCGCCGACGACCCCGGTGCCGACCACGTGGGCGGCTCGGGGAGATGACCACCTGTTCGGGGCGCAGCCACCGTCGCCCGCAGGGGCTACGATCGAGCGCATGACCCACCCCTCGGGACGGTCCGACGGGTCTGGGTTTACCACGCCGCCACCCGTCGTGCCGCCGCAGCCCGCCCGCAGCGCCGCGCCCGCGACCGCGTCGACCGGCCCCACCGCCACGCTGAGCCCGGGCTCGGTGCTCGAGCACGCGCCGTACGGCGTGCTGGTCGGCGACCTCTCCGGCGCGCTGCTCTCGTGGAACCGCGCCGCGGCCGAGCTGCTCGGGCTCGACGAGGCGGCGATGGGCTCGGCGATCTCGTCGTGGTTCGGCGACCCGACGCCGGTCGACGACGCCTTCGGGCTGGCGCAGGCCGGCCTGCTCGACGGCCGCTCTCCCACGCACCTCGTCCACACCCGCGACGGCGCCGTCCACGAGATCACCGCGGTGCCCACGCGGCTCGAGGGCGAGCAGTCGGCGGTGCTGGTGCTCATCAACGACGTCACCGAGCGCACCCGTGCGGTCAACCGCCACGACCGGCTCAAGGCGCAGGTCGCGCTGCTCAACCAGGTCTCGGAGACCCTGAGCGGCGCGCCCGACGCCGACGAGGCGATGGACCGCCTCGCCCAGCTCGTCGTGCCGCGGATGGCCGACTGGGTCACGATGAACACCTACGACGAGCGCGGCCGCACGGTGCGCAGCCACGTGCTCCACAGCGACCCCGACTTCGCCGCGCTGGCCGCGGTGACCGGCGACGAGCTGCCCGACGCGGTCTCCGAGGAGCTGCCCAGCCGCCGCCTGGCGCGCGGCGAGCCGGCGATCCTCATCGAGCGCGTCACCGAGGAGCACCTCGAGGCCTTCGTGCCCGACCCCGAGGTGCGCGCCATGCTGCGCGACCTCGACGTGCACAGCGCGATGGCCGTGCCGATGCCCGGCACCAGCCGGGTCATGGGCTCGATGGTGCTGGTCAACCGGGCCGCCTCGCCCACCTTCACCGCCGAGGACCTCGCGGTCGCCACCGAGCTGGCCCGCCGCGGCGGCGTCGCGCTCGAGCGGGTCGCGGCCGCAGCCGAGCAGCGCGAGCTCGCGACCGCCCTGCAGGCGAGCATGCTCACCGAGCCGCCGGTGCTGCCCGACGCCGAGGTCGAGGTGCGCTACGAGCCGGCCTCGCACGCGGCGCAGGTCGGCGGCGACTGGTACGACGTCTTCGTCGAGCGCAGCGGCTCCGTCGTGCTCTCCATCGGCGACGTCAGCGGCCACGACCCGCAGGCCGCCGCGATGATGGGCCAGATCCGCGCGCTCCTGCGCGGCCTGGCCTTCGGCACCGAGTCGGGCCCCGCCGACCTGCTGACCCACCTCGACACCACCCTCGACGCCCTCGGCATGCGGGCGACCGCCACGTCGGTCGTTGCGCGCCTGCTCCCGGCCGGCGACGACGGCAGCCGCGTCGTGGCGTGGTCCAACGCCGGCCACCTGCCGCCGGTGCTGGTGCCGGCACCGGTCGACGGCGTGCGCCAGCCCGCCCGCGCGCTGGAGAGCCCGCCCAACGTGCTGCTCGGGCTGTGGCCGGAGGCCGCCCGCGACGAGCACCGCGTGGAGCTGGAGCCCGGCGCCGTGCTGCTCTTCTACACCGACGGCCTCGTCGAGCGGCGCCGCGAGGTGATCGACGCCGGCGTCGGCCGGCTGCTCTCCGCCGTCGACGCGCTGGCGGTCGGCGACGACCTCCCGCTCGGCGAGCTGTGCGACTCGCTGCTCGAGAAGCTGCTGCCCGGCCAGGGCGACGACGACGTCGCGCTGCTGGCCGTGCGGCTGCGCGGCTGAGCCCTGGTCGTGGCACCGCCGGCGCGCGCCTGCCCCGTCGAGCTCGAGCTGCAGCCGCAGCGGAGGCCGTGACGTGGAGGTGCTGCCCGACGTCGCCGCGCCCGGCCTCGACGTGCTCTTCTGCGGTCTCGCCGGCGCCGAGAGCATTAAGCTCCGCGACCACCGCTATGAGGGGCCCGGCAACTCCTTCTGGGACTCGCTGCACCGCTCCGGCTTCACCCCGCGCCGCCTCGCGCCGGAGGAGGACGGCACCGTCACGGCGTACGGCGTGGGGCTGACCGACCTCGTCGGCCACTGGGACCCGCGCTGGGTCGAGGTCGACCGGCTGGTGGCGCTGTGCGAGCAGACCGAGCCGGAGTGGCTGGCCTTCACCAGCAAGGGCGCGGCCGGCGAGGCCGCCCGGGCGCTTGGGGTGCGCCCGCTGGCGGCGGCCACCCGCCTCGGCCCGCAGTCGTGGTCGGTGGGGCCGGCGCAGGTGTTCGTGCTGCCGGGGGTGAGCGCGGCCAACCAGCGCCGCGACTACGACGGGCGGCCCACGCGGCTGTCGTGGTGGGCAGACCTCGCGATGCTGTGCGGCCGGGCCTGACCGGGCCCTAGACTCCGCGGCGAGGGGTGGGGGACACAGCATGGGAGCAGCGGTGGCACGGGTGCGCGCACGACGGCGGGACGTCGCGGTGCTGGTGGTGGTCCTCGCGACCCTCGCGGCGCTGGTGGCCTGGGCGGTGCCCACGGCCGGGCCCGACGGTCGGCAGGTCGCGGCGCCCCTCGGGGCCCAGGCGGTGGCCGCCACGGGCACGCCCGTCGCGGCGGAGACGGCGCCGGGCCGGCGCCGGCCCAACGTCGTGGTCTTCCTCGTCGACGACATGCGCGCCGACGAGCTGCGGTGGATGCCGCAGACGCGCCGGCTGCTCGCCGAGCGCGGGCTGACCTATCGTCAGGCGCTCTCGCCGCACCCGCTGTGCTGCCCGGCGCGCGCGGGGCTGCTCACCGGGCAGTACGCGCAGAACAACGGCGTGCAGCACAACAAGGGCCTGCGCGGCGGCTACCAGTCCTTCGACCCGCGCTCGACGGTGGCGACCTGGCTGAAGCGCGCGGGCTACCGCACCGGCTTCGTCGGCAAGCACCTCAACCGCTACGAGCGCTCCGGGCGCCTCGACCCCGGCTGGGACCGCTTCCTGCCGCTGGTCGGGCACACCTACGAGTTCGTCCGCTTCCGCTTTCGCGGCGAGGCGGCCCGCAACGGCTACGTCACGCGCGCGATCCAGGCACGCACGCGCCGGCTGGTGGAGGAGTTCGCGCCCGGGCGTCGGCCCTTCTTCGTGCTGGCCGACCACCTCGCGCCGCACGGCACCAACATCGGCGGCGTCACCGGCCCGCCGGTGCCCGAGCAGCGCTACGCGACGGCGTACGCCGGCACGCGGCCGCCGTCCTTCGACGACCCGGCCTACGACGAGGCCGACACGAGCGACAAGCCCGGGGGACTGGGGCAGTGGGGGCGCGTCGACGACGACGAGACGCGCCGCGAGTTCCTCGCGCGCATCCGCTCGCTGGCCTCGGTCGACGACGCGGTGGGCCAGACGGTCGCGACGCTGCGGCGCCTCGGCGAGCTCGACGACACGGTGCTGGTCTTCACCTCCGACAACGGCTACGCGCTGGGCGAGCACCGCTACCACGGCAAGAACCTCCTCAGCGACGAGGTGCTGCGGGTGCCGTTGCTCGTGCGCGGCCCGGGCGTGCCCGTCGGGGCCGTCGACGACCGCCACGCCACCCTGCTCGACCTGACCGCCACGATCGTCGACCTCGCCGACGCCCGCCCGGGGCTGCGCCTCGACGGTGCGTCGCTGGTGCCCGGGTGGGGTGCCAGGTCCGGCGGGGCGTCGGCGTGGCGGGACACGACGCTGGTGCAGACCGGGGAGCTGGCGCAGCGCGGCGACCCCGCGAGCGGCTGGTCGTGGCGCGGGGTGCTCACCGAGCGCTACTCCTTCGGCTACGACCCGCAGCGGCCCAGCGTGCGGTTCCTCTACGACCGGCTGGTCGACCCCCACGAGCTCGACAACCGCGCCGAGCACCCGGCGTACGCCGCCGTGCGCGTCGAGCTCGCCCGGCGCACCCGCCTGCTCGGCGCCTGCGCCGGCGCGGACTGCCGCCCCACCTTCGGCCCCCTCCCCGAGCCCGTCGGCTAGGTCGGACTGCTCCGCCCCGGCTCACCCCCAGGGCCGGTGTCGGTGGTCCCTGGCAGGCTCCGCGACACGCCGGGAGCACCTCCTCGCCGACCCCTCGCAGCGCTCTGACCTGCGGTTTCGCGACCGCCGTGCAGACCCGTCCAGACAACCGTCAGGACACGCCGCGAGCGGGTTGCGCGGCTGGTGGCCCGGGCGTACTGTCACCACCACATCTAGTACTTACAGCCGTGTAGTTATCCACATCTAGTGCACAGCCGGATGCGGAAGACCCACAGGGACATGGCTGTTCTCCACAGGTAGACCCACAGTTCCATCCCCAGACCAGCCCCTCGCGGAGGGGTTGTCGAGCGCGCCCTGCACACCCCGGAGAGGAGGCCCCGCGATGCACTGCCCGTTCTGCCGGCACACCGACACCCGGGTCCTCGACAGCCGGGTCGCCGACGACGGCGGCGCGATCCGCCGGCGCCGCACCTGCAGCGCCTGCGAGAAGCGCTTCACCACGGTGGAGCAGATGCAGCTCGCGGTGATCAAGCGGTCGGGGGCCAGCGAGCCCTTCAACCGCGAGAAGGCCGTCTCGGGCGTCCGGAAGGCCTGCAAGGGCCGCCCGGTCTCCGCCGACGACCTCAGCCGCCTCGGCCAGCAGGTCGAGGACGCACTGCGCTGCCTCGGCTCGGCCGAGGTGCCCGCCCACGAGGTGGGCCTGGCCATCCTCGGGCCGCTGCGGCAGCTCGACGAGGTCGCCTACCTCCGCTTCGCCTCGGTCTACCGCTCCTTCACCTCCGCCGAGGACTTCGAGCGCGAGATCGACATGCTGCGCCTCGAGCGGGCTACCGCCCCGGCAGGCGACGCCGCAGCCCCTCCGGGCTGACCTCAGACCGCCCGGCACGTAGTGGGGAAGCTGCGTGCCGGGCGCACCACCTCTTCCTCCGAGCACCCGCGAGACCCAGCGCGACCGCACCACCCCGGGACCAGCCAGACCGCCCGGACCACACGACGTACACGAACCACCAGCCGAGGAGACGACAGCACATGACCGAGACGGTGAGCGGAGCCGGATCCGCCCAGGCGAGCCAGCGCGGCAAGGGCCTGACCATCCAGCGCGTCTTCTCGACCGAGGGGGTGCACCCCTACGACGAGATCACGTGGGAGCGCCGCGACGTCGTGCAGACCAACTGGAAGACCGGCGAGACCGTCTTCGAGCAGCGCGGGGCGGAGTTCCCCGACTTCTGGAGCGTCAACGCCTCCACCATCGTCACCTCGAAGTACTTCCGCGGCGCGGTCGGCACCGAGGCGCGCGAGCAGAGCCTGCGCCAGCTCGTCGACCGGGTCGTGCACACCTACGTCAAGGCCGGCCGCGAGCACGGCTACTTCGCGACCGACGCCGACGCCGAGGTCTTCGAGCACGAGCTGACCTGGCTGCTGGTCCACCAGTACTTCTCGTTCAACAGCCCCGTGTGGTTCAACGTCGGCACGCAGAGCCCGCAGCAGGTCTCGGCCTGCTTCATCCTCTCGGTCGACGACTCGATGGACTCGATCCTCAACTGGTACAAGGAGGAGGGCTTCATCTTCAAGGGCGGCTCCGGCGCCGGCCTGAACCTCTCCCGCATCCGCTCCTCCAAGGAGCTGCTCTCCTCCGGCGGCACGGCGAGCGGCCCGGTCTCCTTCATGCGCGGCGCCGACGCCTCCGCGGGCACCATCAAGTCGGGTGGCGCGACGCGCCGCGCGGCGAAGATGGTCGTGCTCGACGTCGACCACCCCGACATCGAGGAGTTCGTGCAGACCAAGGCGCGCGAGGAGGACAAGATCCGCGCGCTGCGCGACGCCGGCTTCGACATGGACCTCGGCGGCGCCGACATCACCTCGGTGCAGTACCAGAACGCCAACAACTCGGTGCGCGTCAGCGACGAGTTCATGCGCGCGGTCGAGGAGGGCGGCTCCTTCGGGCTGCGCTCGCGCGGCACCGGCGAGGTCATCGAGACCGTCGACGCCCGCGACCTCTTCCACAAGATCGCGAAGGCCGCGTGGGAGTGCGCCGACCCGGGCCTGCAGTACGACGACACCATCAACGACTGGCACACCAACCCCGAGACCGGCCGCATCACCGCGTCCAACCCGTGCTCGGAGTACATGTCGCTCGACAACTCCTCGTGCAACCTGGCGTCGCTGAACCTGCTGAAGTTCCTGAAGGACGACGACACCTTCGACGGCGAGACCTTCGCCAAGGCCGTCGAGCTGATCATCACCGCGATGGACATCTCGATCTGCTTCGCCGACTTCCCGACCGAGCCGATCGGCCAGACCACCCGCGACTACCGCCAGCTCGGCATCGGCTACGCCAACCTCGGCGCGCTGCTGATGGCGATGGGCCTGGGATACGACTCCGACGGCGGTCGCTCGATGGCCGCGACCATCACCTCGCTGATGACAGGCGTCTCCTACAAGCGCTCCGCCGAGCTCGCCGGCATCGTCGGGCCCTACAACGGCTACGCCCGCAACGCGACCGCCCACAAGCGCGTGATGCGCAAGCACCAGGCCGCCAACGACGCCGTGCGCACCCTGCACGTCGCCGACAACCAGGTGCACAAGCTGGCGACGCAGGCGTGGGCCGACGTCATCAAGCTGGGCGAGGACAACGGCTTCCGCAACGCGCAGGCCTCGGTGCTCGCGCCCACCGGCACCATCGGCTTCATGATGGACTGCGACACCACCGGCATCGAGCCCGACTTCTCCCTGGTGAAGTTCAAGAAGCTCGTCGGCGGTGGCTCGATGCAGATCGTCAACCAGACCATCCCGCGCGCGCTGAAGAAGCTGGGCTACCAGCCCGAGCAGGTCGAGGCGATCGTCGCCTACATCGGCGAGCACGGCCACGTCATCGACGCCCCCGGCCTGAAGACCGAGCACTACGAGGTCTTCGACACCGCCATGGGCGCCCGCTCGCTCAAGCCGATGGGCCACGTGCGGATGATGGCCGCCTGCCAGCCCTTCCTCTCCGGTGCGATCTCGAAGACCGTGAACCTCCCCGAGGACGCCACGGTCGAGGAGATCGAGGAGGTCTACCTCCAGTCGTGGAAGCTGGGCCTCAAGGCCACCGCGATCTACCGCGACAACTGCAAGGTCGGCCAGCCGCTCTCCGACGGTGGCGGCAAGGCCAAGAAGGACGCGGCCGACAAGGCCGATGCCGCCGATGCTGCCGAGGCTGCCGAGGCGGCGACCAAGGTCGTCGAGAAGATCGTCTACGCCCCGACCCGCAAGCGCCTGCCGAAGTCGCGCACCTCGCGCACCACCTCCTTCACCGTGGGCGGCGCCGAGGGCTACATGACCTCCGGTGCCCACGACGACGGCGAGCTCGGCGAGGTCTTCCTCAAGCTCGGCAAGCAGGGCTCGACCCTGGCCGGCGTGATGGACGCCTTCTCGATCGCGGTGTCGATCGGCCTGCAGTACGGCGTGCCGCTGGAGACCTACGTCTCGAAGTTCACCAACCTGCGCTTCGAGCCCGCCGGCCTCACCGACGACCCCGACGTGCGGATGGCGCAGTCGATCATGGACTACATCTTCCGCCGCCTGGCCTTGGACTACCTGTCCTTCGAGTCCCGCTCGGCGCTGGGGATCTACTCCGCCGAGGAGCGCCAGCGCCACCTCGAGACCGGCTCCTACGAGCCCGTCGAGGAGACCGGCTCGGCCGCCGAGCTCGTCGACGCGCCGGTGGTCGAGGCGCGGGCCACGACCGCCGAGCCCGTCGAGGCCGAGCTCGTCGAGACCAAGGACACCGAGGGCGCCAGCGCCCGCGAGGTCCCCGCGCAGCGCAGCGCCGGTGGTGCCCACACCACCGCCGAACTGATGGAGAAGATCACCGGCACCGCGGTCGACTCCCCGCTGTGCTTCACCTGCGGCACGAAGATGCGCCCTGCTGGCTCGTGCTACGTGTGCGAGGGGTGTGGCAGCACCAGTGGTTGCAGCTGACCGGTAAACGCCCGACGAGGGCCCGCGGCGTTGCCGCGGGCCCTCGTGCTTGGCGAGTGAGGATTGATCCTGCCAGTCGCCGCCCTCCTTGGGCCTTGGGTGGCCCTGGGCGACACGCGGTTGGTCGCCCTAGATCACCCCACGGTCGGAGGAGTTCGAGGCCAGGCATCCACAAGTGGCCAGGTCGACGACCGGTCGTGCGCTCGAGCGGGACGTCCACCGGCTGCTCAACTGCAGGGAGTGTGGTTGCCGCGTGCCGTGTCGGGGGGTTAGATCCTGTCGTGACAAACAACCTGGTGTCGCTGTTCGACGTTCTCAACCATCGGCTCCTCAGAGTTGCCGAGTACCAGCGGCCCTACGCGTGGGAATCGAAGCAGCTGGCAGACCTGTGGGGCGATCTCGACCTGGTCGGCAAGGACGCCCACTACGCGGGGACCCTCGTGCTGCAGAAGACCGGGGCGCCGGTGGTGGAGAGCTCGGCGGGCACCGACCTCACGACCTTCGAGGTGGTGGACGGCCAGCAGAGGCTCACGACGTGCATCCTCCTGCTCGACCGCCTGCGGCTGGCTCTGGAGAAGGTGGATCCCGCCTCGCACGAGGGTCTGGCAGAGGCCGTGGCGGACTTGAAGCGGCTGGTCCACGTCCGGGTCGACGGAGTTGATCGGGTGCGGCTCGAGCTGGCGTCGGAGCTCGACCACTACTGGGCACAGAACTTGCTGCAGGGCGTGCCCTACGTCGGCACCATCATGGTGGGAGGCCAGCAGCGGCTCAAGGCTGCTGCGGAGTTCTTCGAGGCGAGGTTGCACGACCTGGTCGAGGGTGTCGACGAGTCGTTGGCTGCCGAACGGCTAATCGACCTCAAGAAGCGGGTGGGCCGGCTGCGGTTCCTGGTGTACCCCGTGGAGTCGAGCGCCGAGGTGGGCGTGCTCTTCGAGACCCTCAACGAGCGCGGGCAGTCGCTGACGGAGCTGGAGAAGGTCAAGAACTACCTTCTCTACCTCGCTCGTCAGCTGCCTCCGGGCCAGCAAGAAGCGCTCGGGAAGGAGATCCAGCGTGCCTGGGCCGAGATCTTCCGCAACACCGCCGCGTTCTCCTGGGCCGACGACGCAGTGCTGCGTGCCCATTGGCTTGCCACCCAGGACCCCCGACCTCGCGAGTGGAAGGGGACCGCGTCGATCAAGGCCAAGTTTCCTCGATCGCGCTACGTGCCCGGGTCGGTGCGGCTCGAGGCCGTCGGCCGCCCCGTCCTGGACGAGGACAAGACTGCAACCTGGGACAGTCTCTACAACGACGTGCGGGACTACGTCAGCACGTTGGAGCGCTGTTCGGCCTACTTCCGGGACCTCCACTCGGAGGGTGCCGCATACGACGGGTTCGCGGCGGCCGACGCGCAGGAGGCCCGCCGGTGGAACGCTGCCCTGGCGCGCAGCGACGTCCAGTTCCCGTTCCGCCCGCTCTTGTTCGCCGCCCGCCTCCGCTACCCGTCGGACGGGGCGTTCTACGCCGAGCTGACCAGGCTCTGCGAGCACTTCTCCGCGCGCGTCTTCGCGATCTGCCGCTTCAGGAGCAACGGGGGGCAGAACGACCTGAGCCGCGCCGCGCACGAGCTCTACACCGGGGCGAAGTCGCAGGCCGAGATCCTCGACTCGATGCGACGGTGGATCTGGGCATGGGCACCAGACGAGCGCGTCGAGCTGGCGTTCCGGCTCGAGGAGGATTGGTACGGACGGCGGAGCCACAAGTACGTCCTCTACGAGTACGAGCTCTACCTGAGCGGCAAGGCGTCCACGGATGCGCGTCCCTGGCGTGACTTCATGGACTCGCGCAACCGCAAGACGACCGAGCACATCCTCCCGCAGCACCCGGATGCGGACAGCCAGTGGCTCCAGGACTTCCCGGGCGACCAGCACCGGCGACTCGTCAACAGCCTGGGAAACCTGGTGCTGACCTACGACAACTCCTCCTACCGCAACTTCGAGTACACGAAGAAGCGGGGCGTGGAAGGGCAGGGCACCTGCTACTACTCGGTGAAGGCGACGGCTGGCGAGCGGCACATCGCCAGCACGTACGGTGAGTGGACCCCGGCCTCGGTGCGCCATCGGCTCGACGAGATCCGGGTGTGGGCACTTGCGCGCTGGCACGTGGACCCGGTGGTCGACGCCGAGGCCGACGAGGATCCGTTCGAGGAGGGAGACGTCCCTGTCGAGGAGGTCCAGACGGGCGGGGATGGATGAGGGGGTCCGGGGGCTCGCAGAGGCTTCGCCGCTCTGTCGGCACGCCACTGCCCTGCCAGCACGACCCGATCCATCGCTGGGCCCGTCTCGCGGAGCAGTCCAGTGTCGCGGCAACCGCTGACGAGGGGAGGTCGGGTGTCGTCCCACAGTCTTGAGGTCGGAGGGTTGTACGACCCCACGCGCACCTCGTGGCCCACGACCGAGCAGGTCCGGCTCGGCCGGTCCATGGCCGAGCTCGTGCGCTTCTGGCCTGGAGCGACCGAGGGCGAGCTGCGGGCTCACGACAGAGGCGGCGCGCAGTTC
Proteins encoded:
- the nrdR gene encoding transcriptional regulator NrdR, translating into MHCPFCRHTDTRVLDSRVADDGGAIRRRRTCSACEKRFTTVEQMQLAVIKRSGASEPFNREKAVSGVRKACKGRPVSADDLSRLGQQVEDALRCLGSAEVPAHEVGLAILGPLRQLDEVAYLRFASVYRSFTSAEDFEREIDMLRLERATAPAGDAAAPPG
- a CDS encoding SpoIIE family protein phosphatase; the encoded protein is MTHPSGRSDGSGFTTPPPVVPPQPARSAAPATASTGPTATLSPGSVLEHAPYGVLVGDLSGALLSWNRAAAELLGLDEAAMGSAISSWFGDPTPVDDAFGLAQAGLLDGRSPTHLVHTRDGAVHEITAVPTRLEGEQSAVLVLINDVTERTRAVNRHDRLKAQVALLNQVSETLSGAPDADEAMDRLAQLVVPRMADWVTMNTYDERGRTVRSHVLHSDPDFAALAAVTGDELPDAVSEELPSRRLARGEPAILIERVTEEHLEAFVPDPEVRAMLRDLDVHSAMAVPMPGTSRVMGSMVLVNRAASPTFTAEDLAVATELARRGGVALERVAAAAEQRELATALQASMLTEPPVLPDAEVEVRYEPASHAAQVGGDWYDVFVERSGSVVLSIGDVSGHDPQAAAMMGQIRALLRGLAFGTESGPADLLTHLDTTLDALGMRATATSVVARLLPAGDDGSRVVAWSNAGHLPPVLVPAPVDGVRQPARALESPPNVLLGLWPEAARDEHRVELEPGAVLLFYTDGLVERRREVIDAGVGRLLSAVDALAVGDDLPLGELCDSLLEKLLPGQGDDDVALLAVRLRG
- a CDS encoding ATP-binding protein — translated: MVQEQVTDGLESASDVDGVATAVLHLLTARPDAVRAGLAVAEGGGRRLLLCLSDTLLPDADGTPGAPAWCEIDAYDDVPLTRAVRTGRTVAGALDTLALPEAFVERQRGFGVSAIVAAPLDAERRCGALALFLARPPAPEDRAAVEVLAARAATALQRLRGAAVGDPVEADDGTDDTDDTDGGGHGRAARLRLPGEPVAPGAARRFVRARLGEWGVDDDVVDDALLCVSELVTNAVVHTGTTVDVDVAVEDVVGGARVVLGVRDHGSRPVDPRALVAAVRGGDAGGPADLVVSGRGLGLLDALSSEWGAEAGSPDGPGLRVWCVFAADDPGADHVGGSGR
- a CDS encoding mismatch-specific DNA-glycosylase produces the protein MEVLPDVAAPGLDVLFCGLAGAESIKLRDHRYEGPGNSFWDSLHRSGFTPRRLAPEEDGTVTAYGVGLTDLVGHWDPRWVEVDRLVALCEQTEPEWLAFTSKGAAGEAARALGVRPLAAATRLGPQSWSVGPAQVFVLPGVSAANQRRDYDGRPTRLSWWADLAMLCGRA
- a CDS encoding sulfatase family protein, with protein sequence MGAAVARVRARRRDVAVLVVVLATLAALVAWAVPTAGPDGRQVAAPLGAQAVAATGTPVAAETAPGRRRPNVVVFLVDDMRADELRWMPQTRRLLAERGLTYRQALSPHPLCCPARAGLLTGQYAQNNGVQHNKGLRGGYQSFDPRSTVATWLKRAGYRTGFVGKHLNRYERSGRLDPGWDRFLPLVGHTYEFVRFRFRGEAARNGYVTRAIQARTRRLVEEFAPGRRPFFVLADHLAPHGTNIGGVTGPPVPEQRYATAYAGTRPPSFDDPAYDEADTSDKPGGLGQWGRVDDDETRREFLARIRSLASVDDAVGQTVATLRRLGELDDTVLVFTSDNGYALGEHRYHGKNLLSDEVLRVPLLVRGPGVPVGAVDDRHATLLDLTATIVDLADARPGLRLDGASLVPGWGARSGGASAWRDTTLVQTGELAQRGDPASGWSWRGVLTERYSFGYDPQRPSVRFLYDRLVDPHELDNRAEHPAYAAVRVELARRTRLLGACAGADCRPTFGPLPEPVG
- a CDS encoding LysM peptidoglycan-binding domain-containing protein, which translates into the protein MSTMTIDPTFLSPARTTQGRTTQGRTSQGRTTPARRPAAARGELRLTRRGRLVVFGLCLAVVLGAALFLGQSSVATDRPGTDVPTEVITVGTGDTLWEIASERAATGSDIREVMVQIERLNALESAALDAGQRLRVPLAG